The Bubalus kerabau isolate K-KA32 ecotype Philippines breed swamp buffalo chromosome X, PCC_UOA_SB_1v2, whole genome shotgun sequence genome has a segment encoding these proteins:
- the CDK16 gene encoding cyclin-dependent kinase 16 isoform X3 — protein sequence MDRMKKIKRQLSMTLRGGRGIDKTNGAPEQIGLDESGGGGGSDLGEAPTRAAPGEPRSVRGPLSSAPEIVHEDLKMGSDGESDQASATSSDEVQSPVRVRMRNHPPRKISTEDINKRLSLPADIRLPEGYLEKLTLNSPIFDKPLSRRLRRVSLSEIGFGKLETYIKLDKLGEGTYATVYKGKSKLTDNLVALKEIRLEHEEGAPCTAIREVSLLKDLKHANIVTLHDIIHTEKSLTLVFEYLDKDLKQYLDDCGNIINMHNVKLFLFQLLRGLAYCHRQKVLHRDLKPQNLLINERGELKLADFGLARAKSIPTKTYSNEVVTLWYRPPDILLGSTDYSTQIDMWGVGCIFYEMATGRPLFPGSTVEEQLHFIFRILGTPNEDTWPGILSNEEFRTYNYPKYRAEALLSHAPRVDSDGADLLTKLLQFEGRNRISAEDAMKHPFFLSLGDRIHKLPDTTSIFALKEIQLQKEASIRSSSMPDSVAGGQRGRASLPH from the exons ATGGATCGGATGAAGAAGATCAAACGGCAGCTGTCAATGACACTCCGAGGGGGCCGAGGTATAGATAAGACCAATGGTGCCCCTGAACAGATAGGCCTGGATGAGAGTGGCGGGGGCGGCGGCAGTGACCTTGGAGAGGCCCCCACACGTGCTGCCCCTGGGGAACCTCGCTCTGTACGGGGCCCACTCAGCTCTGCACCAG AGATTGTGCATGAGGACTTGAAGATGGGGTCTGATGGGGAAAGTGACCAGGCTTCAGCCACGTCCTCCGATGAGGTGCAGTCACCAGTGAGGGTGCGCATGCGCAACCATCCCCCACGCAAGATCTCCACTGAG GACATCAACAAGCGCCTATCACTACCAGCCGACATCCGGCTGCCTGAGGGCTACCTTGAGAAGCTGACCCTCAACAGCCCCATCTTTGACAAGCCCCTCAGCCGCCGTCTCCGCCGTGTCAGCTTG TCTGAGATCGGCTTTGGGAAACTGGAGACCTACATCAAGCTGGACAAGCTGGGAGAG GGTACCTATGCCACTGTCTACAAAGGCAAAAGCAAGCTCACAGACAACCTTGTGGCACTCAAGGAGATCAGACTGGAACACGAAGAGGGGGCACCCTGCACCGCCATCCGGGAAG TGTCCCTGCTCAAGGACCTCAAACACGCCAACATCGTCACACTACATGACATTATTCACACGGAGAAGTCCCTCACCCTTGTCTTTGAGTACCTG GACAAGGACCTGAAGCAGTACTTGGATGACTGTGGGAACATCATCAACATGCACAACGTGAAA CTGTTCCTGTTCCAGCTGCTCCGTGGCCTGGCCTACTGCCACCGGCAGAAGGTGCTACACCGAGACCTCAAGCCACAGAACCTACTCATCAATGAGCGAGGAGAGCTCAAGCTGGCTGACTTCG GCCTGGCACGGGCCAAGTCAATTCCAACGAAGACCTACTCCAACGAAGTGGTAACACTGTGGTACCGGCCCCCTGACATCCTGCTCGGGTCCACGGACTACTCCACTCAGATTGACATGTG GGGTGTGGGCTGCATCTTCTATGAGATGGCCACAGGCCGGCCCCTCTTCCCAGGCTCCACAGTGGAGGAGCAGCTGCACTTCATCTTCCGCATCTTGG GAACCCCAAATGAAGATACATGGCCAGGCATCCTGTCCAATGAAGAGTTCAGGACATACAACTACCCCAAGTACCGAGCCGAGGCCCTTTTGAGCCATGCACCCCG AGTTGACAGCGACGGGGCTGACCTCCTCACCAAGCTGCTGCAG TTTGAAGGTCGCAATCGGATCTCCGCAGAGGATGCCATGAAACATCCATTCTTCCTCAGTTTGGGGGATCGGATCCACAAACTTCCTGACA CTACTTCCATATTTGCACTAAAGGAGATCCAGCTACAAAAGGAGGCCAGCATTCGATCTTCGTCAATGCCTGACTCAG TTGCTGGTGGACAGCGTGGCCGTGCCAGCCTCCCACACTGA
- the CDK16 gene encoding cyclin-dependent kinase 16 isoform X4, whose translation MDRMKKIKRQLSMTLRGGRGIDKTNGAPEQIGLDESGGGGGSDLGEAPTRAAPGEPRSVRGPLSSAPEIVHEDLKMGSDGESDQASATSSDEVQSPVRVRMRNHPPRKISTEDINKRLSLPADIRLPEGYLEKLTLNSPIFDKPLSRRLRRVSLSEIGFGKLETYIKLDKLGEGTYATVYKGKSKLTDNLVALKEIRLEHEEGAPCTAIREVSLLKDLKHANIVTLHDIIHTEKSLTLVFEYLDKDLKQYLDDCGNIINMHNVKLFLFQLLRGLAYCHRQKVLHRDLKPQNLLINERGELKLADFGLARAKSIPTKTYSNEVVTLWYRPPDILLGSTDYSTQIDMWGVGCIFYEMATGRPLFPGSTVEEQLHFIFRILGTPNEDTWPGILSNEEFRTYNYPKYRAEALLSHAPRVDSDGADLLTKLLQFEGRNRISAEDAMKHPFFLSLGDRIHKLPDTTSIFALKEIQLQKEASIRSSSMPDSGRPAYRVVDTEF comes from the exons ATGGATCGGATGAAGAAGATCAAACGGCAGCTGTCAATGACACTCCGAGGGGGCCGAGGTATAGATAAGACCAATGGTGCCCCTGAACAGATAGGCCTGGATGAGAGTGGCGGGGGCGGCGGCAGTGACCTTGGAGAGGCCCCCACACGTGCTGCCCCTGGGGAACCTCGCTCTGTACGGGGCCCACTCAGCTCTGCACCAG AGATTGTGCATGAGGACTTGAAGATGGGGTCTGATGGGGAAAGTGACCAGGCTTCAGCCACGTCCTCCGATGAGGTGCAGTCACCAGTGAGGGTGCGCATGCGCAACCATCCCCCACGCAAGATCTCCACTGAG GACATCAACAAGCGCCTATCACTACCAGCCGACATCCGGCTGCCTGAGGGCTACCTTGAGAAGCTGACCCTCAACAGCCCCATCTTTGACAAGCCCCTCAGCCGCCGTCTCCGCCGTGTCAGCTTG TCTGAGATCGGCTTTGGGAAACTGGAGACCTACATCAAGCTGGACAAGCTGGGAGAG GGTACCTATGCCACTGTCTACAAAGGCAAAAGCAAGCTCACAGACAACCTTGTGGCACTCAAGGAGATCAGACTGGAACACGAAGAGGGGGCACCCTGCACCGCCATCCGGGAAG TGTCCCTGCTCAAGGACCTCAAACACGCCAACATCGTCACACTACATGACATTATTCACACGGAGAAGTCCCTCACCCTTGTCTTTGAGTACCTG GACAAGGACCTGAAGCAGTACTTGGATGACTGTGGGAACATCATCAACATGCACAACGTGAAA CTGTTCCTGTTCCAGCTGCTCCGTGGCCTGGCCTACTGCCACCGGCAGAAGGTGCTACACCGAGACCTCAAGCCACAGAACCTACTCATCAATGAGCGAGGAGAGCTCAAGCTGGCTGACTTCG GCCTGGCACGGGCCAAGTCAATTCCAACGAAGACCTACTCCAACGAAGTGGTAACACTGTGGTACCGGCCCCCTGACATCCTGCTCGGGTCCACGGACTACTCCACTCAGATTGACATGTG GGGTGTGGGCTGCATCTTCTATGAGATGGCCACAGGCCGGCCCCTCTTCCCAGGCTCCACAGTGGAGGAGCAGCTGCACTTCATCTTCCGCATCTTGG GAACCCCAAATGAAGATACATGGCCAGGCATCCTGTCCAATGAAGAGTTCAGGACATACAACTACCCCAAGTACCGAGCCGAGGCCCTTTTGAGCCATGCACCCCG AGTTGACAGCGACGGGGCTGACCTCCTCACCAAGCTGCTGCAG TTTGAAGGTCGCAATCGGATCTCCGCAGAGGATGCCATGAAACATCCATTCTTCCTCAGTTTGGGGGATCGGATCCACAAACTTCCTGACA CTACTTCCATATTTGCACTAAAGGAGATCCAGCTACAAAAGGAGGCCAGCATTCGATCTTCGTCAATGCCTGACTCAG GCAGGCCAGCTTATCGAGTGGTGGACACCGAATTCTAA
- the CDK16 gene encoding cyclin-dependent kinase 16 isoform X1, whose product MRVAGAAAVTLERPPHVLPLGNLALYGAHSALHQPLQASWHLPAPGLPSQGIRLLLPLPAHWPWASHSLSSPLTRGAPLEIVHEDLKMGSDGESDQASATSSDEVQSPVRVRMRNHPPRKISTEDINKRLSLPADIRLPEGYLEKLTLNSPIFDKPLSRRLRRVSLSEIGFGKLETYIKLDKLGEGTYATVYKGKSKLTDNLVALKEIRLEHEEGAPCTAIREVSLLKDLKHANIVTLHDIIHTEKSLTLVFEYLDKDLKQYLDDCGNIINMHNVKLFLFQLLRGLAYCHRQKVLHRDLKPQNLLINERGELKLADFGLARAKSIPTKTYSNEVVTLWYRPPDILLGSTDYSTQIDMWGVGCIFYEMATGRPLFPGSTVEEQLHFIFRILGTPNEDTWPGILSNEEFRTYNYPKYRAEALLSHAPRVDSDGADLLTKLLQFEGRNRISAEDAMKHPFFLSLGDRIHKLPDTTSIFALKEIQLQKEASIRSSSMPDSVAGGQRGRASLPH is encoded by the exons ATGAGAGTGGCGGGGGCGGCGGCAGTGACCTTGGAGAGGCCCCCACACGTGCTGCCCCTGGGGAACCTCGCTCTGTACGGGGCCCACTCAGCTCTGCACCAG CCCCTTCAGGCCTCCTGGCACCTGCCTGCCCCAGGCCTGCCTTCCCAGGGCATTCGGCTACTTCTGCCGCTGCCTGCCCATTGGCCCTGGGCAAGCCACAGTCTCAGCTCGCCGCTGACACGGGGTGCTCCACTAG AGATTGTGCATGAGGACTTGAAGATGGGGTCTGATGGGGAAAGTGACCAGGCTTCAGCCACGTCCTCCGATGAGGTGCAGTCACCAGTGAGGGTGCGCATGCGCAACCATCCCCCACGCAAGATCTCCACTGAG GACATCAACAAGCGCCTATCACTACCAGCCGACATCCGGCTGCCTGAGGGCTACCTTGAGAAGCTGACCCTCAACAGCCCCATCTTTGACAAGCCCCTCAGCCGCCGTCTCCGCCGTGTCAGCTTG TCTGAGATCGGCTTTGGGAAACTGGAGACCTACATCAAGCTGGACAAGCTGGGAGAG GGTACCTATGCCACTGTCTACAAAGGCAAAAGCAAGCTCACAGACAACCTTGTGGCACTCAAGGAGATCAGACTGGAACACGAAGAGGGGGCACCCTGCACCGCCATCCGGGAAG TGTCCCTGCTCAAGGACCTCAAACACGCCAACATCGTCACACTACATGACATTATTCACACGGAGAAGTCCCTCACCCTTGTCTTTGAGTACCTG GACAAGGACCTGAAGCAGTACTTGGATGACTGTGGGAACATCATCAACATGCACAACGTGAAA CTGTTCCTGTTCCAGCTGCTCCGTGGCCTGGCCTACTGCCACCGGCAGAAGGTGCTACACCGAGACCTCAAGCCACAGAACCTACTCATCAATGAGCGAGGAGAGCTCAAGCTGGCTGACTTCG GCCTGGCACGGGCCAAGTCAATTCCAACGAAGACCTACTCCAACGAAGTGGTAACACTGTGGTACCGGCCCCCTGACATCCTGCTCGGGTCCACGGACTACTCCACTCAGATTGACATGTG GGGTGTGGGCTGCATCTTCTATGAGATGGCCACAGGCCGGCCCCTCTTCCCAGGCTCCACAGTGGAGGAGCAGCTGCACTTCATCTTCCGCATCTTGG GAACCCCAAATGAAGATACATGGCCAGGCATCCTGTCCAATGAAGAGTTCAGGACATACAACTACCCCAAGTACCGAGCCGAGGCCCTTTTGAGCCATGCACCCCG AGTTGACAGCGACGGGGCTGACCTCCTCACCAAGCTGCTGCAG TTTGAAGGTCGCAATCGGATCTCCGCAGAGGATGCCATGAAACATCCATTCTTCCTCAGTTTGGGGGATCGGATCCACAAACTTCCTGACA CTACTTCCATATTTGCACTAAAGGAGATCCAGCTACAAAAGGAGGCCAGCATTCGATCTTCGTCAATGCCTGACTCAG TTGCTGGTGGACAGCGTGGCCGTGCCAGCCTCCCACACTGA
- the CDK16 gene encoding cyclin-dependent kinase 16 isoform X2, which yields MRVAGAAAVTLERPPHVLPLGNLALYGAHSALHQPLQASWHLPAPGLPSQGIRLLLPLPAHWPWASHSLSSPLTRGAPLEIVHEDLKMGSDGESDQASATSSDEVQSPVRVRMRNHPPRKISTEDINKRLSLPADIRLPEGYLEKLTLNSPIFDKPLSRRLRRVSLSEIGFGKLETYIKLDKLGEGTYATVYKGKSKLTDNLVALKEIRLEHEEGAPCTAIREVSLLKDLKHANIVTLHDIIHTEKSLTLVFEYLDKDLKQYLDDCGNIINMHNVKLFLFQLLRGLAYCHRQKVLHRDLKPQNLLINERGELKLADFGLARAKSIPTKTYSNEVVTLWYRPPDILLGSTDYSTQIDMWGVGCIFYEMATGRPLFPGSTVEEQLHFIFRILGTPNEDTWPGILSNEEFRTYNYPKYRAEALLSHAPRVDSDGADLLTKLLQFEGRNRISAEDAMKHPFFLSLGDRIHKLPDTTSIFALKEIQLQKEASIRSSSMPDSGRPAYRVVDTEF from the exons ATGAGAGTGGCGGGGGCGGCGGCAGTGACCTTGGAGAGGCCCCCACACGTGCTGCCCCTGGGGAACCTCGCTCTGTACGGGGCCCACTCAGCTCTGCACCAG CCCCTTCAGGCCTCCTGGCACCTGCCTGCCCCAGGCCTGCCTTCCCAGGGCATTCGGCTACTTCTGCCGCTGCCTGCCCATTGGCCCTGGGCAAGCCACAGTCTCAGCTCGCCGCTGACACGGGGTGCTCCACTAG AGATTGTGCATGAGGACTTGAAGATGGGGTCTGATGGGGAAAGTGACCAGGCTTCAGCCACGTCCTCCGATGAGGTGCAGTCACCAGTGAGGGTGCGCATGCGCAACCATCCCCCACGCAAGATCTCCACTGAG GACATCAACAAGCGCCTATCACTACCAGCCGACATCCGGCTGCCTGAGGGCTACCTTGAGAAGCTGACCCTCAACAGCCCCATCTTTGACAAGCCCCTCAGCCGCCGTCTCCGCCGTGTCAGCTTG TCTGAGATCGGCTTTGGGAAACTGGAGACCTACATCAAGCTGGACAAGCTGGGAGAG GGTACCTATGCCACTGTCTACAAAGGCAAAAGCAAGCTCACAGACAACCTTGTGGCACTCAAGGAGATCAGACTGGAACACGAAGAGGGGGCACCCTGCACCGCCATCCGGGAAG TGTCCCTGCTCAAGGACCTCAAACACGCCAACATCGTCACACTACATGACATTATTCACACGGAGAAGTCCCTCACCCTTGTCTTTGAGTACCTG GACAAGGACCTGAAGCAGTACTTGGATGACTGTGGGAACATCATCAACATGCACAACGTGAAA CTGTTCCTGTTCCAGCTGCTCCGTGGCCTGGCCTACTGCCACCGGCAGAAGGTGCTACACCGAGACCTCAAGCCACAGAACCTACTCATCAATGAGCGAGGAGAGCTCAAGCTGGCTGACTTCG GCCTGGCACGGGCCAAGTCAATTCCAACGAAGACCTACTCCAACGAAGTGGTAACACTGTGGTACCGGCCCCCTGACATCCTGCTCGGGTCCACGGACTACTCCACTCAGATTGACATGTG GGGTGTGGGCTGCATCTTCTATGAGATGGCCACAGGCCGGCCCCTCTTCCCAGGCTCCACAGTGGAGGAGCAGCTGCACTTCATCTTCCGCATCTTGG GAACCCCAAATGAAGATACATGGCCAGGCATCCTGTCCAATGAAGAGTTCAGGACATACAACTACCCCAAGTACCGAGCCGAGGCCCTTTTGAGCCATGCACCCCG AGTTGACAGCGACGGGGCTGACCTCCTCACCAAGCTGCTGCAG TTTGAAGGTCGCAATCGGATCTCCGCAGAGGATGCCATGAAACATCCATTCTTCCTCAGTTTGGGGGATCGGATCCACAAACTTCCTGACA CTACTTCCATATTTGCACTAAAGGAGATCCAGCTACAAAAGGAGGCCAGCATTCGATCTTCGTCAATGCCTGACTCAG GCAGGCCAGCTTATCGAGTGGTGGACACCGAATTCTAA